A window of Deltaproteobacteria bacterium contains these coding sequences:
- the dnaB gene encoding replicative DNA helicase, with protein MQQNTAKAMHKNTAQVTPITPPYTWPVDFEAEQAVLGAILLQPSALQEVSGLLKPGYFLRKSHRIIFQCLLDLDMAGKPIDLVTVTAYLHDQQMLDRVGGPVFLANLSDQVGSAANVAHYAQRVRDKALLDKTRKLALKIIDALQRPVAKAEKFYDRVEAAIFRIGQEFRKSNTAAHLATLVQEETETLTKNNSSPGISTGFLDVDQMFTWSPGDVVVLAGRTSMGKTSLALNFALRAARNGAGVGFFSLEMTASQLTRRLMAAAGQINAERLREGKLSQAEWTSVHRVRTDLEQLNIIVDDAEARSILEIRSEARRLRAAQKLDFLIVDYLQLVKPVHRGRNREEEVSEVSRGLKAMAKELKIPVLVLAQLNRNCEYRTDRRPVMADLRESGSIENDADIVLLLYRDEYYDSGSQNKGLAEVNIAKNRNGRTGLVKLTYLEEFLRFEDYVGSV; from the coding sequence GTGCAGCAAAACACTGCCAAAGCCATGCATAAAAACACCGCACAAGTAACACCGATAACCCCACCGTACACCTGGCCGGTTGATTTTGAAGCGGAGCAAGCGGTTCTGGGCGCGATTCTGCTTCAGCCGTCGGCTTTGCAGGAGGTAAGCGGTCTTCTAAAACCGGGTTATTTCTTGCGGAAAAGCCACCGGATTATCTTTCAGTGCTTGCTGGACCTGGACATGGCGGGCAAGCCGATTGATCTGGTGACGGTGACCGCTTATTTGCATGACCAACAGATGTTGGACCGTGTGGGCGGGCCGGTTTTTCTGGCCAATCTGAGCGATCAGGTCGGCAGTGCCGCCAACGTCGCTCACTATGCCCAACGGGTACGGGACAAGGCTCTATTGGATAAGACCAGGAAATTAGCCTTAAAAATTATCGACGCTTTACAACGGCCGGTAGCCAAGGCTGAAAAATTTTACGACCGGGTGGAGGCCGCAATATTCAGGATAGGCCAGGAATTTCGAAAGAGCAATACAGCCGCGCACCTGGCTACCCTGGTCCAAGAGGAGACCGAAACCTTAACCAAAAATAATTCCTCTCCAGGCATTTCTACAGGGTTTCTGGATGTAGATCAAATGTTTACCTGGTCGCCAGGGGATGTAGTCGTTTTGGCCGGAAGAACCTCGATGGGAAAAACCAGTCTGGCTTTGAATTTCGCTTTACGAGCGGCCCGGAACGGCGCCGGGGTGGGATTTTTTTCTCTGGAAATGACCGCCTCGCAACTTACCCGGCGACTGATGGCAGCGGCCGGTCAGATAAATGCGGAAAGGTTAAGGGAAGGCAAACTATCTCAGGCCGAGTGGACCTCCGTGCATCGAGTTAGAACCGATTTGGAACAACTGAACATCATCGTGGATGATGCCGAGGCGCGGTCGATTTTGGAAATCAGAAGCGAGGCCCGGCGATTACGAGCAGCGCAAAAACTAGATTTTCTCATTGTTGATTATTTGCAACTGGTAAAGCCGGTACACCGCGGTCGCAATCGGGAGGAGGAGGTTTCTGAGGTTTCCCGGGGGTTAAAGGCGATGGCCAAAGAGCTCAAAATTCCGGTATTGGTATTAGCGCAATTAAACCGGAACTGCGAGTATCGCACCGACAGACGCCCTGTCATGGCGGACTTGCGGGAATCCGGGTCCATTGAGAACGATGCGGATATAGTGCTTCTGCTCTATCGGGATGAGTATTACGATTCCGGTTCTCAAAACAAGGGTCTGGCCGAGGTTAACATCGCCAAAAACCGGAACGGCAGGACGGGGTTGGTGAAGCTTACCTACCTGGAAGAGTTTTTGCGGTTCGAAGATTATGTTGGGAGCGTCTAA